A section of the Cytophagales bacterium genome encodes:
- the rnc gene encoding ribonuclease III gives MRLANMRPLSLLLKKPTADEKNLFIALYRITGKKPGNLELYKLALKHSSVLQKNQQGAIDSNERLEYLGDAILGAVIAEYLFKKFPYKEEGFLTEIRSRLVNRDALNGLAKKIGLDKLVQFDLRRKSILTHKSIYGNALEALVGAVYLDKGFHLCRRFVLERLLNPYFNLDEIIETDTNFKSKLIEWAQKVNREVRFEIVNEAGHDHRKEFTAQVLIDNKAVGTGRGFTKKKAEQVAAQEYCKELDI, from the coding sequence ATGCGATTAGCTAACATGAGACCTTTATCCCTTCTTCTTAAAAAACCCACTGCCGATGAGAAAAATCTATTCATAGCATTATATCGTATTACAGGGAAAAAACCGGGTAATCTGGAACTTTACAAATTAGCGCTGAAACATTCTTCTGTATTACAAAAAAACCAACAGGGCGCTATTGATAGCAATGAGCGCCTGGAATACCTGGGAGATGCCATTTTAGGAGCCGTCATAGCAGAATATCTTTTTAAAAAATTTCCCTATAAAGAAGAAGGATTTTTAACCGAGATCAGATCACGATTGGTAAACAGGGATGCATTAAACGGCCTTGCAAAAAAAATAGGTTTAGACAAACTTGTTCAGTTCGATTTAAGAAGAAAAAGCATTTTAACGCATAAATCTATTTATGGAAATGCATTGGAGGCCCTGGTAGGTGCAGTTTATCTGGATAAGGGTTTTCACTTATGTAGAAGGTTTGTACTTGAAAGGCTGCTTAATCCTTACTTTAACCTTGATGAAATCATAGAAACAGATACGAACTTTAAAAGTAAGCTTATTGAGTGGGCTCAAAAAGTAAACAGGGAGGTAAGATTTGAGATCGTCAACGAAGCAGGACACGACCACCGGAAAGAATTTACCGCCCAGGTTTTAATTGACAATAAAGCTGTTGGTACCGGGAGGGGTTTTACCAAGAAAAAAGCTGAACAAGTTGCGGCACAGGAATATTGTAAAGAATTGGATATTTGA
- the fabF gene encoding beta-ketoacyl-ACP synthase II, producing MDLKRVVVTGLGALTPIGNNVSDYWNELLKGVSGAAFITRFDASKFKTRFACELKGFDPTDFMERKEARKMDPFTQYAVVVADEAIKDSNIDPGSINLDRAGVIFASGIGGLSTFQEEVKNFSSGDGTPRYNPFFIPKMIADIGAGQISIKYGFRGPNFVTVSACASSTNAIIDAFNYIRLGKADIFITGGSEAAVVEAGIGGFNAMKALSESNDSPETASRPFDKDRNGFVLGEGGGALILEEYEHAKARGANIYAELIGGGMSADAYHITAPHPEGKGAVNVMKNALEDAQIKPSVIDYINVHGTSTPLGDLSEAMAIQEVFGEYAYDLNISSTKSMTGHLLGAAGAIEAIASILSIQHQEVPPTINHFTDDEQFDPKLNFTFNKAQKRSIKVVLSNTFGFGGHNCSIIFRKI from the coding sequence ATGGATTTAAAACGAGTTGTCGTTACAGGCTTAGGTGCGCTTACACCTATAGGTAATAATGTTTCAGATTATTGGAACGAATTATTAAAAGGTGTGAGTGGCGCTGCGTTTATTACAAGGTTTGATGCAAGTAAGTTCAAAACCAGGTTTGCTTGTGAATTGAAAGGCTTTGATCCGACCGATTTTATGGAGCGTAAAGAAGCCCGTAAGATGGATCCGTTTACGCAGTATGCTGTTGTTGTTGCCGATGAAGCAATAAAGGATTCCAATATTGATCCTGGCTCAATTAATTTAGATAGGGCAGGAGTTATCTTTGCTTCAGGAATAGGTGGTCTAAGTACTTTTCAGGAAGAAGTCAAAAATTTTTCTTCCGGTGACGGGACGCCCCGGTATAATCCTTTCTTTATACCAAAAATGATAGCTGACATAGGTGCAGGACAAATTTCTATAAAATATGGTTTCAGAGGCCCTAATTTTGTTACTGTCTCTGCTTGTGCTTCATCTACCAACGCAATCATTGATGCCTTTAACTACATAAGATTAGGCAAAGCAGATATTTTTATTACAGGTGGTTCCGAAGCTGCTGTTGTAGAAGCAGGTATAGGTGGTTTTAATGCAATGAAAGCCTTATCAGAAAGCAACGACTCCCCGGAAACTGCTTCGAGACCTTTTGACAAAGACAGGAATGGTTTTGTATTAGGTGAAGGGGGTGGCGCGCTGATATTGGAAGAATACGAACACGCAAAAGCAAGGGGAGCCAATATTTATGCAGAATTGATAGGCGGTGGTATGTCTGCCGATGCTTATCATATCACGGCACCTCATCCTGAAGGAAAAGGAGCGGTCAATGTTATGAAAAACGCATTGGAAGATGCTCAAATTAAGCCGTCAGTTATAGACTATATTAATGTTCACGGAACTTCTACACCCCTCGGTGATCTGAGTGAAGCAATGGCTATTCAGGAGGTTTTTGGCGAGTATGCATACGATCTGAATATTAGCAGTACAAAATCAATGACCGGGCACCTTCTTGGAGCAGCAGGTGCAATTGAAGCGATCGCCTCCATTCTGTCAATTCAGCACCAGGAAGTTCCTCCTACAATAAATCATTTTACCGATGATGAACAGTTTGATCCAAAACTAAATTTTACCTTTAACAAAGCACAAAAAAGAAGTATCAAAGTTGTACTAAGTAATACATTTGGCTTTGGAGGACATAATTGTTCCATTATTTTTAGAAAAATATAA
- a CDS encoding acyl carrier protein: MSEIEQKVKSIIIDKLGVEESEVTPDASFTNDLGADSLDTVELIMEFEKEFNIAIPDEQAEKIATVGEAVDYLEANVGKK; encoded by the coding sequence ATGTCAGAAATCGAACAAAAAGTTAAAAGCATCATCATCGACAAGTTAGGTGTCGAAGAGTCTGAAGTTACTCCTGATGCAAGCTTTACAAATGATCTGGGGGCAGATTCATTAGATACTGTAGAGTTGATCATGGAATTCGAAAAAGAATTCAACATTGCTATCCCTGACGAACAGGCAGAGAAAATTGCTACTGTTGGCGAGGCTGTTGATTACTTAGAGGCTAACGTAGGTAAGAAGTAG
- a CDS encoding IPExxxVDY family protein, which translates to MQNKIIIFECFFTNYLQMKTKRLIVEHVYDFEVLGLISSAKEYKLVWSVNKILNINMIKQKDISFDFLTRGQIKFSNYLFETVHSSFMLLKNKSCSNLPVLPHLGGDREIEVKNPWLLPEVKQYDYIIRLKGIFQEYLGSGDRIISAIRTLPIVHYISKLNVESLRSKENLIF; encoded by the coding sequence ATGCAAAACAAAATAATTATTTTTGAATGTTTTTTTACAAATTATTTACAGATGAAAACTAAAAGACTAATAGTAGAACACGTCTATGATTTTGAAGTTTTAGGGCTGATCTCATCGGCTAAAGAATATAAACTTGTATGGTCTGTTAATAAAATATTAAATATTAATATGATCAAGCAAAAAGATATTAGTTTTGACTTTTTAACAAGAGGTCAAATTAAATTTTCTAATTACTTATTTGAAACCGTACATAGCAGTTTTATGTTATTAAAAAACAAGTCTTGTTCAAATTTACCGGTTCTCCCCCATTTAGGAGGAGATAGGGAAATTGAGGTGAAAAATCCCTGGTTGCTGCCTGAAGTAAAGCAGTATGACTACATTATACGGCTAAAAGGGATATTCCAGGAATATCTTGGATCAGGTGATAGAATTATAAGTGCGATAAGAACTCTGCCAATTGTTCATTATATTAGCAAATTAAACGTTGAGTCACTAAGATCAAAAGAGAATTTGATATTTTGA
- the pyk gene encoding pyruvate kinase produces MTIRVNKKTKIVATVGPASNSFEILLELAKAGVDVFRLNFSHGSYKEHLQVLRRVRKINKKYGTHLCIIQDLQGPKIRVGEVRNNEVELIAGEKIIITTNDLIGDNKRISTTYKYFAKDVKKDEKIFIDDGKIQLKAIKTDGNSNVTAEIVNGGILKSRKGINLPYSKITAPLLTEKDKKDIKFGIKHEVEWVALSFVRSASDILELKKIIKKSRKNIKVIAKIEKPEAIKNIDKIIEAADAIMVARGDLGVEMLLEEVPMLQKMVVKKCIKQAKPVIIATQMMESMITNPRPTRAETNDIANAIMDKADALMLSAETASGKYPVKTVLSMVKTIHSVESQANIYNKFEDLDHDSETFYNDSVVWSACRLAMNTNANAIIGMTISGYTGFLIASHRPRASIFIFSKNKPLLSTLSLVWGVRGFYYNKYTSTDVTFHDIIQILVKKKCIKKGDVIINTASMPIKERGRTNVIKLSVV; encoded by the coding sequence ATGACCATAAGAGTTAATAAGAAGACCAAAATAGTGGCAACAGTCGGGCCTGCCAGCAATTCTTTTGAAATACTGCTGGAACTTGCAAAAGCAGGTGTGGATGTTTTCCGGCTTAATTTTTCTCACGGTAGCTATAAAGAACACCTCCAGGTACTCAGGCGGGTACGTAAAATAAATAAAAAATACGGTACCCATTTGTGCATTATCCAGGATTTGCAGGGGCCAAAGATAAGGGTGGGTGAAGTCAGGAATAATGAGGTTGAACTAATTGCAGGTGAAAAAATAATTATTACAACCAATGATCTTATTGGGGATAATAAGCGTATCAGCACTACCTACAAATATTTTGCAAAAGATGTAAAAAAAGATGAAAAGATCTTTATTGATGATGGTAAGATACAGTTAAAAGCCATCAAGACAGATGGAAACAGTAACGTAACGGCTGAAATCGTCAATGGTGGGATTTTAAAGTCACGAAAGGGTATCAACCTGCCTTATTCAAAAATAACAGCGCCATTACTGACCGAAAAAGACAAAAAAGATATAAAATTTGGGATAAAGCACGAGGTAGAATGGGTCGCTTTATCATTTGTAAGGTCTGCAAGCGATATATTGGAATTGAAAAAAATAATTAAAAAAAGCAGGAAAAATATTAAGGTAATTGCTAAGATTGAAAAACCCGAGGCGATTAAAAATATTGATAAGATCATTGAAGCGGCTGATGCTATCATGGTAGCAAGAGGAGATCTGGGAGTGGAAATGCTGCTCGAAGAAGTTCCAATGCTTCAAAAAATGGTCGTAAAAAAATGTATTAAGCAAGCAAAGCCCGTTATTATTGCTACCCAAATGATGGAGAGTATGATCACCAATCCCCGGCCTACCAGGGCAGAGACCAATGATATAGCCAATGCAATTATGGACAAAGCTGATGCTTTGATGCTAAGTGCAGAAACCGCTTCAGGCAAATACCCTGTCAAAACGGTATTAAGCATGGTCAAAACGATCCATTCTGTTGAATCACAGGCGAATATATATAACAAATTTGAAGATTTAGATCACGATTCAGAAACATTTTACAATGATAGTGTTGTCTGGAGTGCCTGCAGGCTGGCTATGAATACCAATGCAAATGCAATCATAGGGATGACCATATCTGGCTATACCGGCTTTTTGATCGCAAGCCACAGGCCCCGGGCTTCCATATTTATTTTCTCAAAAAATAAACCGCTATTAAGCACGCTCAGCCTGGTCTGGGGAGTACGGGGTTTTTATTATAATAAATATACTTCTACGGATGTTACCTTCCACGACATAATACAAATCTTAGTTAAGAAAAAATGTATTAAAAAGGGTGATGTGATCATCAATACAGCAAGTATGCCAATCAAGGAACGGGGAAGGACGAATGTGATTAAATTGAGTGTGGTTTAG
- a CDS encoding penicillin acylase family protein, with translation MKLIRKIILSLLIIIVLSGAGIYIYLLTLKPQYSGELTLKGLKQEVEVLFDDYGIPHIYAQNQEDAYFALGYVHAQERLFQMEILRRVSAGRLAEILGEELVETDRFFRTLGIKEIAGISAAKYLNDTTEPYQKCSFAYLAGLNQFIEKGKTPIEFHLIGIPKEKFMPEDLYLITGYMSFTFAMGLRIDPIVSRMMEKYGPEYLKDWAVNYIPGTEKIPVYSSSKSQHLPAKGLWQAGPVSSIQSERSGDPPEYSGGHPARSLLSNAINKILNNLPVPLFLGSNGWVVSGQKTKSGKVIFAFDAHIAYSQPSVWYEAHLECPGFSIYGNHLAGIPLAIIGHNRFAAWGFPMFENDDMDFYREKSNPENADQVWANDHWEDLQIREEVIKVKNGEEVTFKVRTSRHGPIMSDAIKNLNSRSSEKGSSGNEGELADSVEVGQGPVSLWWTFLKFPNQFLQAAWLFSNAEHIDDVRNAASIIHAPGLSVLYGDKKGNIAWWAAGKLIERPPHVNPKLILDGASGNDEPLGYYDFEQNPQSENPPSGFVYAANNQPDTIAGILYPGYYVPEDRAKRITGYLKSDKKWTVEEMKKMNTDVISDAYPIIAREIINLLNDTIPGTRDGNVNARLKKKVAQILIEWNGDHQLNDVAPVIYYKLIYHILQKTVADELGDEDFQTFLTTHLMKRTIPVLLRNDSSAWWDNVNTPDIRETRKMIFSEAFEQTVRELEDQLGSNILEWTWDKVHTVEHVHLVGRKKFFDKIFNAGPFPVPGGNEVINNYGFTMNGEGHYKVKFGPSMRILIDFADIENSLSINPTGQSGYFMSEHYDDQAEMYNKGIFRKQMMNREEIESTQTGRLVLKPE, from the coding sequence ATGAAACTCATTCGAAAGATCATTTTATCCCTGCTGATTATCATTGTATTATCAGGAGCAGGAATATACATTTACCTCCTAACGCTCAAACCACAGTATTCGGGTGAGTTGACCCTGAAGGGGCTCAAACAAGAAGTTGAGGTGCTTTTTGATGATTATGGTATTCCGCACATTTATGCTCAAAATCAGGAAGATGCGTATTTTGCTTTGGGCTATGTACATGCACAGGAGCGGCTTTTTCAAATGGAAATATTGAGGAGGGTAAGCGCAGGGCGTTTGGCTGAGATACTGGGGGAAGAACTGGTAGAAACCGACCGCTTTTTCCGTACCCTTGGAATAAAGGAAATTGCCGGAATATCTGCCGCTAAATACCTTAATGATACGACAGAACCTTATCAAAAGTGCTCCTTTGCATACCTTGCTGGCCTGAATCAATTCATCGAAAAAGGTAAAACACCTATTGAGTTTCATTTAATTGGTATTCCAAAAGAAAAATTTATGCCCGAAGACTTATACCTGATCACAGGCTATATGTCATTTACATTTGCAATGGGATTACGTATAGACCCGATCGTTTCCAGGATGATGGAAAAATATGGCCCGGAATACCTGAAAGATTGGGCGGTTAATTACATACCAGGAACCGAAAAAATACCTGTTTACTCCTCATCAAAAAGCCAACACCTGCCCGCCAAAGGCCTATGGCAGGCGGGGCCAGTATCCAGCATCCAGTCGGAGCGAAGCGGAGATCCCCCCGAGTACTCGGGGGGGCATCCAGCAAGAAGTCTTTTATCTAATGCTATAAACAAAATTCTCAATAACCTGCCCGTACCTCTATTCCTTGGAAGCAACGGATGGGTAGTTTCCGGGCAAAAAACAAAATCAGGAAAAGTTATTTTTGCATTTGACGCCCACATCGCATATTCGCAGCCTTCAGTTTGGTATGAGGCACATTTGGAATGTCCTGGTTTCAGCATTTATGGTAACCACCTTGCAGGTATCCCTCTTGCAATTATCGGACATAATCGCTTTGCTGCGTGGGGATTTCCAATGTTTGAGAATGACGATATGGATTTCTATCGCGAAAAAAGCAATCCTGAAAATGCTGACCAGGTTTGGGCAAACGACCATTGGGAAGATCTGCAGATCAGGGAAGAGGTCATTAAGGTCAAAAATGGTGAAGAGGTTACATTTAAAGTCCGGACGTCACGGCACGGACCAATTATGAGTGATGCCATCAAGAATTTGAATTCCCGGTCGTCAGAAAAAGGAAGTAGTGGAAATGAAGGGGAGTTGGCTGACTCTGTTGAGGTTGGACAGGGGCCTGTTTCGTTATGGTGGACCTTTTTAAAGTTTCCCAATCAGTTTTTACAAGCTGCCTGGTTGTTTTCTAACGCAGAGCATATTGACGATGTACGAAACGCTGCTTCCATAATACATGCACCTGGCCTAAGCGTCTTATACGGTGACAAAAAGGGCAATATTGCATGGTGGGCTGCCGGTAAATTGATCGAGCGGCCACCCCATGTTAATCCAAAATTAATTTTAGACGGAGCAAGTGGAAATGATGAGCCTCTCGGTTATTACGATTTTGAACAAAATCCCCAATCAGAAAACCCACCTTCCGGTTTTGTGTATGCTGCAAATAACCAGCCTGATACAATTGCCGGCATATTATACCCTGGTTACTACGTGCCTGAAGACCGGGCAAAACGTATTACCGGTTACCTGAAATCTGACAAAAAGTGGACGGTTGAGGAAATGAAAAAGATGAATACAGACGTGATCTCAGATGCTTATCCCATTATTGCCAGGGAAATTATTAATTTATTAAACGATACTATCCCGGGTACCCGGGATGGCAACGTTAACGCCAGACTAAAGAAAAAAGTCGCACAAATTCTCATAGAATGGAATGGTGATCATCAATTGAATGATGTCGCTCCGGTAATTTATTATAAGCTGATCTATCATATATTGCAGAAAACGGTTGCGGATGAATTGGGAGATGAAGATTTTCAGACCTTTTTGACTACCCATCTTATGAAACGAACCATACCTGTTTTGTTAAGAAATGACAGTTCTGCGTGGTGGGATAACGTCAATACACCAGACATCCGGGAAACACGAAAAATGATCTTCAGTGAGGCTTTTGAGCAGACAGTACGTGAGCTGGAAGATCAGCTTGGCAGCAATATCCTGGAATGGACCTGGGATAAAGTTCATACAGTTGAACATGTACACCTGGTTGGCAGGAAAAAATTCTTTGATAAGATATTCAATGCAGGCCCTTTCCCGGTACCGGGTGGTAACGAAGTGATCAATAATTATGGATTTACGATGAACGGGGAGGGACATTACAAAGTAAAATTTGGCCCTTCAATGCGGATATTGATAGACTTTGCCGACATTGAAAATTCCCTCAGCATCAATCCTACCGGACAATCGGGCTATTTTATGAGTGAACATTATGACGACCAGGCAGAAATGTACAACAAAGGCATTTTCCGAAAGCAAATGATGAACCGGGA